In one Plasmodium reichenowi strain SY57 chromosome 7, whole genome shotgun sequence genomic region, the following are encoded:
- a CDS encoding hypothetical protein (conserved Plasmodium protein, unknown function): MKRKSSYHQNNNKYEANESSNKYDEKVKSKHRGSDIITVNDKKKDDDSYKKKDDDSYKKKDDDSYKKKEDDKKSSKKYERKNDSTYENRKNHEKKDDEHSKNDNNNNNNNNNNNKRYEHKSYDEEKSKKKLKTYDKYDEKRYSRKRSSDNRSDYYYKKYEEKRKGKNTNNHDKKYDDNTYNTLYERNSYDRKSSSYKYKSKHRDVSQINNKRMSNKYNENYYSDSSNDKYSTRYSKKDLYGRNKSSRSTSRGKSYNNKYSRKSIEGIKKNKQASYRYDDKRDSHLNNYYPNHSNDMKNAPPDDTNDDHENDNSYYYNEYYKGNNKARDRKPLGGNEDDTKEEREQNEERNDEQQEERKVQNDYDGDYISESYQYNNKYDYKKKGYEKERRNKTTYEEENDKDYEIEGNVDKEYTSKIYHSNKKDNYKNKNFNNVPYDQKMSNRKNIKSRDNNNNNNNNNINKMKNTKNMKNVNGPNNNMLKGNIHDDNNFMYYNKMTGEQEMNTNQNYMDSNEDNYIDGNTNNNFKNHTNNHMMGNMNNFLNSNKPNNNMNNTTFNMMNYNNSNHMGAHTFKNNMYNEGSINFVNTHSINNNINMIPPDDQKDFFNPIKKNNNLQSTHIDTNNNIIPPPPSTDNRFFNINRKSLLLIPNDKQMKISNMSNTTGMPYNHVNMMNKPNMINNPNMINNPNMINNPNMINNSNVINRQSQVSLLNNTFTEFEMKDKNIENSNLNNAPNINITSNNNIPPPPDTDINKNKMIAPPPYAGDNTSSVNPHIPNFHSGVINRNSISPIYPTPIRSNNMINNNMMNADGTVLPANMNHPNTMLNVTNNMMVSAHPMNNEMKNMSFNKNMNISKTTNNNVVLTKNVNSLMNIQREPHINTYNNPLGFKPLNYDDPNNIPINYDEGAWFNNNQMNGTNNNMYHMNDNVLKPNEDLIRMSGIKDNNNNEEEEEEGNEKKEKDNKNMFIQTHHHNKDELLSNRNNFMNNEKKELTKEEKLHEWLEYELTNQTNIISDAIHLMPIYLTKNKIVPCNNDIMLKNKSSHNKKYQIINKELINKIKNKEKENYFQDILNNMKYTQKDDFLFKEKMSYKFIELQTINSMEQSNKYITSKMNRTNNHKRTNHMVLMVDDQNCLEKLRNHILSNNNPKKKSPKQNGKSNYIFRKEQQQEKDQEEKKGEGEEEGEQEEEEEEGEEGVDEFLTHFASTNENLFTHVNYNNTKDNDVTSNLSDRLKDDNNNNDNNDNYNDNNNNNDNNNDDEINEGSNNNFFLNLMKSKLKNPFSLLTTLSTKNKEDTEKKTDNIDTTNNIDKHNSPNSKNNDNNNNNNDDVIQQNKNINDLLDKNNFSYKLYLLSLMQDKNKNLQTEQLNNPDLNTKQKNKNYTLTLKDKIDISSINLFFLNNYTIRSEDCINTF; encoded by the coding sequence atgaaaagaaaaagtaGTTACCATCAgaacaataataaatatgaagCTAATGAAAGTtctaataaatatgatgaaaaagTAAAAAGTAAACACAGAGGTTCAGATATAATAACAGTCAAtgataaaaagaaagaCGATGACagttataaaaagaaagacGATGACagttataaaaagaaagacGATGAtagttataaaaaaaaagaagatgataaaaaaagctccaaaaaatatgaacGTAAAAATGATAGTACATATGAAAATCGAAAAAAtcatgaaaaaaaagatgatgaacattcaaaaaatgacaacaacaacaacaataataataataataataataaaagatatgaacataaaagttatgatgaagaaaaaagtaaaaaaaaattaaaaacttatgataaatatgaCGAGAAAAGATATTCTAGAAAAAGAAGTAGTGATAATAGAAgtgattattattataaaaaatatgaagaaaaaagaaaaggaaaaaatacaaataatcatgataaaaaatatgatgataatacttataatacattatatGAAAGAAATTCATATGATAGAAAATCATCAagttataaatataaatcaaaaCATAGAGATGTATCACAAATTAATAACAAAAGAATGagtaataaatataatgagaattattattcagATTCTtcaaatgataaatattcaACTCGTTATAGTAAAAAAGATTTGTATGGGAGAAATAAAAGTAGTAGAAGTACTAGTAGAGGCAAATCGTATAACAATAAATACAGTAGAAAAAGTATTGAGGGaatcaaaaaaaacaaacaagCAAGTTATAgatatgatgataaaagaGATAGTCACTTAAACAATTATTATCCTAATCATAGTAATGACATGAAAAATGCTCCTCCTGATGATACTAATGATGATcatgaaaatgataatagttattattataatgaatattataaggGAAATAATAAAGCTCGGGATAGGAAACCATTAGGGGGAAATGAAGATGATACCAAAGAAGAAAGAgaacaaaatgaagaaaGAAATGATGAACAACAAGAAGAACGAAAAGTACAAAATGATTACGATGGAGATTATATATCTGAATCTtatcaatataataataaatatgattataaaaaaaaaggttatgaaaaagaaagaagaaataaaacAACGTAcgaagaagaaaatgataaagatTATGAAATAGAAGGAAATGTAGATAAGGAATATACAtctaaaatatatcattcaaataaaaaagataattataaaaataaaaattttaataatgtaCCTTATGATCAGAAAATGAgtaatagaaaaaatataaaatctagagataataataataataataataataataatattaataaaatgaaaaacacaaagaatatgaaaaatgtaaatggacccaataataatatgttaaaaggaaatatacacgatgataataattttatgtattataataaaatgacTGGAGAACAAGAAATGAACACTaatcaaaattatatggATAGTAATGAGGATAATTATATAGATGgtaatacaaataataatttcaagaatcatacaaataatcatatgatgggtaatatgaacaatttTCTTAATTCTAATAAaccaaataataatatgaataatacaacatttaatatgatgaattataataatagtaatcATATGGGTGCAcatacatttaaaaataatatgtataatgaAGGATCTATAAATTTTGTTAATACACATTctattaataataacataaatatgataCCACCAGATGATCAGAAGGATTTTTTTAATcctataaaaaaaaataataatctaCAAAGTACGCACATAGatactaataataatatcatacCACCTCCACCAAGTACAGATAATagattttttaatattaatagaaAAAGTTTGTTATTAATTCCAAATGATaaacaaatgaaaattaGTAATATGAGTAATACAACAGGTATGCCATATAATCATGTTAATATGATGAACAAGCCAAACATGATAAATAATCcaaatatgataaataatccaaatatgataaataatCCAAATATGATAAACAATTCAAATGTTATAAATAGACAATCTCAAGTTTCACTTCTGAATAATACCTTTACTGAATTTGAAATgaaagataaaaatatagaaaatagTAACTTGAACAATGCAccaaatataaatattacttcaaataataacatCCCCCCCCCACCAGATAcagatataaataagaacAAGATGATTGCTCCCCCACCTTATGCTGGCGATAATACATCATCTGTTAATCCACATATCCCAAATTTTCATAGCGGTGTAATAAATAGAAATTCGATATCACCTATCTACCCCACACCAATAAgaagtaataatatgataaacaataatatgatGAATGCTGATGGTACGGTGTTACCTGCAAATATGAATCATCCTAATACTATGCTGAATGtaacaaataatatgatgGTGAGTGCTCATCCTATGAATAATGAAATGAAGAATATgtcatttaataaaaatatgaatatatcaaaaacaacaaataataatgtggTTCTTACGAAAAATGTAAATAGTTTAATGAATATCCAAAGGGAACCCCacataaatacatataataatccTTTAGGTTTTAAACCTTTGAATTATGATGACCCAAATAATATTCCTATAAATTATGATGAAGGTGCATGGTTTAATAATAACCAAATGAATGGtactaataataatatgtatcATATGAATGATAATGTTTTGAAACCTAATGAAGACCTTATTCGTATGAGTGGAATAAAagacaataataataatgaagaagaagaagaagaaggaaatgagaaaaaagaaaaagataataaaaatatgttcaTACAAACAcatcatcataataaggatgaattattatcaaatcgaaataattttatgaataatgaaaagaaagaattaacaaaagaagaaaaattacATGAATGGTTAGAATATGAATTAACAAATcaaacaaatattatatctGATGCAATACATTTAATGCCCATATATCTgacaaaaaataaaatagtaccatgtaataatgatattatgttaaagaacaaaagtagtcataataaaaaatatcaaataataaataaagagttaataaataaaataaaaaataaagaaaaagaaaactATTTTCAAGATATactaaataatatgaaatatacacaaaaagatgattttttatttaaagaaaaaatgtcatataaatttatagaACTGCAAACTATTAATTCAATGGAAcaatcaaataaatatataacatcTAAAATGAACAGAACGAATAATCATAAAAGAACAAACCATATGGTACTTATGGTTGATGACCAAAATTGTTTGGAGAAATTAAGGaatcatattttatcaaataataatccaaaaaaaaagagtCCTAAACAAAATGGAAAAagtaattatattttcagAAAGGAGCAACAACAAGAAAAAGATCAAGAGGAAAAAAAGGGAGAAGGAGAGGAAGAAGGAGAACAAGAGGAAGAGGAAGAGGAAGGGGAAGAAGGAGTTGATGAATTTTTAACCCATTTTGCTAGTACGaatgaaaatttatttacaCATGTTAATTATAACAACACAAAAGATAATGATGTGACTTCAAATTTGTCAGATAGGTTAAAAGAcgacaataataataatgataataatgataattataatgataataataataataatgataataataatgatgatgaaataaatgagggtagtaataataatttcttctTAAATCTTATGAAATCCAAATTGAAAAATCCATTTTCTCTTTTAACAACATTGAGcacaaaaaataaagaagataCAGAGAAGAAAACAGATAATATTGATacaacaaataatatagataaacACAATTCCCCcaattcaaaaaataatgacaataataataataataatgatgatgttatccaacaaaataaaaatatcaacgatttattagataaaaataatttcaGCTATAAACTTTATTTACTCTCATTAATGCAagacaaaaataaaaatttacaaaCAGAACAATTAAATAACCCTGATTTAAAtacaaaacaaaaaaataaaaattatacacTCACGCTTAAAGACAAAATAGACATCTCTTCAATcaatttattctttttaaataattacaCTATCAGATCCGAGGATTGtattaatacattttaa
- a CDS encoding dynactin subunit 5, putative encodes MSGLRDVGMGLENIISDNYLECYNNETFQKVERFNRSDYILTASGNKVCKNSLLYGMRNIHMLGKSIIKNKAILRGDLNSLYIGKYVIIGCGTLICPCFTNKINIPNEIFDNNKMESHKPDASSYITITIGNYVYIGNNCIIKATYIGNNVYIGNNTIIGERVIIKDNVIIKQNTVIPNDTIISPFSKYSGCPSKFIKYLPDSSEIYLKDIPYFYYKNFIPNLEDG; translated from the coding sequence ATGTCTGGGTTAAGAGATGTTGGGATGGGgttagaaaatataataagtgataattatttggagtgttataataatgaaacGTTTCAAAAGGTTGAAAGATTTAATCGTTCagattatatattaacagCTTCAGGTAATAAGGTGTGTAAAAATTCACTATTATATGGAATGAgaaatattcatatgttAGGAAAGTccataataaaaaataaagcaATATTACGAGGAGATTTGAACAGTTTATATATTGGgaaatatgttattatagGATGTGGTACATTAATATGTCCTTGttttacaaataaaataaatataccaaatgaaatatttgataataataaaatggaAAGTCATAAACCTGACGCTAGTTCTTATATTACTATAACTATTGgtaattatgtatatatcggaaataattgtataataaaagCAACATATATAGGAAATAATGTCTACATAGGTAATAATACTATTATAGGAGAAAgggtaataataaaagataatgtaataattaAACAGAATACTGTTATACCGAATGATACTATTATATCACCTTTCTCAAAATATTCAGGATGCCCTTCGAAGTTTATCAAATATCTACCAGACTCTTctgaaatatatttaaaggATATTCCTTATTTCTactataaaaattttatacCTAATCTGGAGGATGGATAA
- a CDS encoding hypothetical protein (conserved Plasmodium protein, unknown function) yields the protein MDNTKCYEYPEHNEKNNFINEKQYETNPNVDIYRYNRTYMSYLNLYFCIINFKETMFISVTDDNNQMNDLQVSYPIKYEDADNTICLVGEPHSYGNDIARLLGMKFKMPFFVSVNADECDENLTNFIFLNCLEILKVLLKNKEENKI from the exons atggataaTACCAAATGCTATGAATATCCTGAACATAATGAGAAAaacaattttataaatgaaaagCAATATGAAACGAATCCTAATGtagatatatatagatataacAGAACATATATGAgttatttaaatttatatttctgtattataaattttaaagaaaCAATGTTTATATCAGTGACTGATGATAATAATCAAATGAATGATTTACAAGTCTCATATCCcataaaatat GAAGATGCGGACAACACAATTTGTCTCGTAGGTGAACCTCATTCATATGGGAATGATATAGCAAGATTATTAG GCATGAAGTTCAAGATGCCCTTTTTCGTAAGTGTCAATGCTGACGAATGTGATGAAAATTTAacaaattttattttcttaaatTGCTTAGAGATATTAAAAGTGTTACTTAAAAATAAGGAAGAGAATAAGATATAG
- a CDS encoding metallo-hydrolase/oxidoreductase, putative, translated as MIELFLTTNKKKRKKKFVILFLYIILSWVIQICLTYRLGRKNMSHYLINYIDKNDLLLYNINRKKKRREKEYFINVTKRNLQKLWKERNKKFSLYNNNINSGELAYVKNQKKKMINIIKECVDNLLFINRSLVEEMLEDDNKKYEQANRENNNNNNNIEKDIQVDVTNNLLSKDNYFIDKKKKNIINSYIEEIDKFLETYDFNENKEDILNYEKYISNVILYNTVIINNNHVNQKNYMDRVIFNYINLILLSKAGTMEDRGGNTCHVENIHDEENIYDKNNICDKENIYDKENIYDKNNICDKDNICDKNNICDKENIYDKDNICDKNNIYDKDNICDKNNIYDKDNIYHKEDIITSKFSNNIYNIEHICKKLVMIKKAVIYLMKKYNIKIEELYIEAETHDIKIKRNIYEDNVEKKSDWKLIFLGTGSMYPSTSRGTSSFIFQTIKKKCNEAFLFDCGENTFIALQKANIKVSKIKNIFITHLHGDHCLGLISVLTMLRNMNTINIYGPEGLYRFLKNNFNCTYSKRIAKFCVYELKDGNVTNGSNQKIVNNTNSCYNFNNNNNNNNNNKNKRNIEYVYKNEHNYYPILKNDYIEINAFPIKHTVPTVGYIIKEINVENKFNANYIDSLIKKNYDELKKCENLDYVPYKIYENIIRKMNYNDVIIFPDQTKLTFHKAYKEIYKERKIVVCQDTYDASNLQEHAKDADVLIHESTNSLVDLTHDLQAGNGLYEDIPSMVMLSKNRNHNVQVLNKKSDTRGENGAINGNMNEHACGGEKEHIGVGEKDHIGVGEKEHIGVGEKEHIGVGEKEHIGVGEKEHTCGDNQASPCDHRNHCDGEEPHENTTYKSDKSNCLFEKNTNNDELMKSYNKIISERGHSTANMAGDFARKINARKLILTHFSQRYIGDNKLKNVLVMKKIEKEAMVSFLSVDPKKETSDINRGDYTNNNNSINNHHQNIDTNDLHNGNGKHEITINKYININKSNNEIFKNKKDKYSYDKEVIAAYDGLIVHIPPQRKH; from the coding sequence atgatagaattatttcttactactaataaaaagaagagGAAAAAGAAgtttgttattttatttctctatattattttaagTTGGGTTATACAAATTTGCCTGACATATAGGTTAGGAAGAAAAAACATGTCACActatttaataaattacaTAGATAAGAACgatttgttattatataatataaatagaaaaaagaaaagaagGGAAAAAGAATACTTTATAAATGTCACGAAAAGaaatttacaaaaattatGGAAGGagagaaataaaaaattctcactatataataataatattaattctGGAGAATTAGCTTATGTTAAAAatcaaaagaaaaaaatgataaatataataaaagagTGTGTTGATAACttgttatttattaatCGTTCCTTAGTTGAAGAGATGTTAgaagatgataataaaaaatatgaacagGCAAATagagaaaataataataataataataatatagaaaagGATATACAAGTAGATGTAACAAATAACCTTTTGTCAAAggataattattttatagataaaaaaaaaaaaaatataattaatagTTATATTGAAGAAATAGATAAATTTCTAGAAACATATGATTTTAATGAAAACAAagaagatatattaaattatgaaaaatatatatcaaatgttattctttataatacagttataataaataataatcatgtgaatcaaaagaattatatgGATAGGgttatttttaattatattaatttgaTTCTCTTAAGTAAGGCCGGTACGATGGAAGACAGAGGTGGTAATACATGCCATGTGGAAAATATAcatgatgaagaaaatatttatgataaaaataatatttgtgataaagaaaatatttatgataaagaaaatatttatgataaaaataatatttgtgataaagataatatttgtgataaaaataatatttgtgataaagaaaatatttatgataaagataatatttgtgataaaaataatatttacgataaagataatatttgtgataaaaataatatttacgataaagataatatttaCCATAAGGAAGATATAATAACGTCTAAATTTTcaaataacatatataatatagaacatatttgtaaaaaattggtaatgataaaaaaggctgtgatatatttgatgaaaaaatataatataaaaatagaagAGTTATATATAGAAGCAGAAACGcatgatataaaaataaaaagaaatatttatgaagATAATGTAGAAAAGAAAAGTGACTGGAAGTTAATATTTTTAGGTACTGGATCGATGTACCCATCAACTAGTAGAGGGAcatcatcatttatttttcaaacaataaaaaaaaaatgtaatgAGGCTTTCTTGTTTGATTGTGGAgaaaatacatttatagCATTACAAAAAGCTAATATTAAAGTtagtaaaataaaaaatatttttattactcATTTACATGGTGATCATTGTTTAGGATTAATTTCTGTATTAACCATGCTGAGGAATATGaatacaataaatatatatggtCCAGAAGGATTATATagatttttaaaaaataattttaattgTACGTATTCGAAGAGGATTGCTAAATTTTGTGTATACGAATTGAAAGATGGAAACGTCACAAATGGGTCCAACCAAAAAATTGTAAATAATACTAACAGCtgttataattttaataataataataataataataataataataaaaataaacgAAATATAGAATAcgtttataaaaatgaacacaattattatcctattttaaaaaatgattatattgAAATAAATGCTTTCCCCATTAAACACACAGTACCAACTGTAggatatataataaaagaaataaatgtagaaaataaatttaatgcaaattatattgattctcttataaaaaaaaattatgacGAGCTAAAAAAATGTGAAAATTTAGATTATGTACCTTATAAgatatatgaaaatattataaggaaaatgaattataatGATGTAATTATTTTCCCAGATCAAACAAAACTTACTTTTCATAAAGCatataaagaaatttataaagaaagaaaaatagTAGTATGTCAAGATACATACGATGCATCAAATTTACAAGAGCATGCAAAGGACGCTGATGTTTTAATACACGAATCTACTAATAGTCTTGTCGATTTAACACATGACCTACAAGCTGGGAATGGATTGTATGAAGATATACCTAGCATGGTTATGTTGTCAAAAAATAGGAATCATAATGTGCAagttttaaataaaaaaagtgaTACACGTGGTGAAAATGGAGCGATCAACGGAAATATGAACGAACATGCATGTGGTGGTGAGAAGGAACATATAGGTGTGGGTGAGAAGGATCATATAGGTGTGGGTGAGAAGGAACATATAGGTGTGGGTGAGAAGGAACATATAGGTGTCGGTGAAAAGGAACATATAGGTGTCGGTGAAAAGGAACATACATGTGGTGATAACCAGGCGTCCCCCTGTGACCACAGGAATCATTGTGATGGTGAAGAACCACATGAAAACACAACATATAAAAGCGACAAATCAAATTGCctttttgaaaaaaatacaaataatgaTGAGCTCATGAAAAGctataacaaaataatttcaGAACGAGGGCATTCCACAGCTAATATGGCTGGAGATTTTGcaagaaaaattaatgcgagaaaattaattttaacTCATTTTTCACAAAGATATATTGGAGACAACAAGTTAAAAAATGTCCTTGTTATGAAAAAGATAGAAAAAGAAGCAATGGTTTCGTTTTTATCCGTTGATCCAAAAAAAGAGACAAGTGATATAAATAGAGGTGATTacacaaataataataacagTATAAATAACCATCATCAAAATATTGATACTAATGACCTACATAATGGAAATGGAAAACATGAAATTacaattaataaatatattaacataaataaaagtaataatgaaatatttaaaaacaaaaaagataaatattCTTATGATAAAGAAGTAATTGCTGCATATGATGGCCTAATTGTACATATTCCACCACAACGaaaacattaa